Sequence from the Eleutherodactylus coqui strain aEleCoq1 chromosome 13, aEleCoq1.hap1, whole genome shotgun sequence genome:
CAAAGAGGTCAACAAAGGACTGAGCAACAGCAACTGAGGGCAGGGTCAAGCCCTCTGGTTCGCCAACCAGCCCGCCACCGAACCCAAATAACTGACGACACATCTGACAGTGAGACCTCTGTACGTAATCGCAATACCAAAGTGCCTGACCAACAGCGCCAACAAGCACCACCAGCGCATCAGGGGCAGAGAAGCAGCCTTTCCCCGTGCTCACGGGTCGACCAGGCGGTCCTCAGGTACTTGCGTGGCAGGGAGGGTGCGGACTGGGCAGAGTTATACTGTGCCTCGTTGGTGCCCAGTTTTCGCGCTCTCCCGCCACACATAATACCAAAGATGAAAGTGGCCGTGGAGACTCTATTTGAGTCTGCGCTCGGCGCTCAGCCTACAGATGAGTGTTTCTGGCTGCTGGCGCGATGGAGTCTCCACGGCCGCGGACGTTTTCCCAACCGGGACCAGTATAGTACACAGCCACCTGGGAGGGCTGTCAACCCGGTGGAGCACGGGGCTGAGCCAGTCTCGGACTTTTCACCTTTTCGCGAAAGCTTATTAAGCCCACAGATGGCACCGCACACTACTGAGGCGTCAGCCCTGCAGCCTATGGGGCAGGTAAATGAGCCTGCAGCGATACATGAAAGTAAAACTAAGGAGCGCCTAACATGGGAAGTTAATGTTACCCCAGAGGTAATGAACACTGACAACATTGTACCAGACAAATTTTGTACTTCTCTGAATGTGGGACCAACACCACAACGTAGGCCTAAACCGCGGCATAGGCCAATTCTGCCGCCAGTAAAATGGCAACGTCAAGCTGCCTCCATGGCACC
This genomic interval carries:
- the LOC136587971 gene encoding uncharacterized protein is translated as MFPVTMNRLIPAVEARPPLWDTRHRHYRNVHKKDALWREVAQQLHAYQWRSATPEQRAEFVVSVQRSWKSARDQYRREARQAQTSTHLGKKPYKYSPLLAFLDILMDVGPSTSNWPGITQSQQRGQQRTEQQQLRAGSSPLVRQPARHRTQITDDTSDSETSVRNRNTKVPDQQRQQAPPAHQGQRSSLSPCSRVDQAVLRYLRGREGADWAELYCASLVPSFRALPPHIIPKMKVAVETLFESALGAQPTDECFWLLARWSLHGRGRFPNRDQYSTQPPGRAVNPVEHGAEPVSDFSPFRESLLSPQMAPHTTEASALQPMGQVNEPAAIHESKTKERLTWEVNVTPEVMNTDNIVPDKFCTSLNVGPTPQRRPKPRHRPILPPVKWQRQAASMAPKLTKTRHGWETTSSEEGVEPNRQGAKQCCEDLPTCSSAAFIVLAPVGLGDQGETNLALSRMSGTGTAKDIHAFFKRHSKVPISLGRGGKQPRKIAPISRRHFGTATDSD